The genomic window AGACCGCGGCAGAGCAGTTCGAAGCCCTTGTTGCTGCGTGGGAGGCTATGCACAAATGACGCGGCACCGCGTCATCACAACGGATGCAGAAGTCGACGCCGCCATCGCGGAAGCGCGTGCGCAACAAGATGATCGGGCGCGTGCGGTTGCGGCGTACTATGATGCGTCGAACGATAGGGTCGTTATTCGTCTCGCTTCAGGTGTTGATGTTGCTATTCCCCGTAGGCACCTGCAAGGTCTTGAGAACGCCACAGACGCCCAGGTCGCCAATATCCAGATTGAAGGGGCAGGATCTGGGCTGCATTGGGCGTCCCTGGACGTGGACCATTACGTTCCTGGGCTCCTGGCAGGTGTGTTTGGAACAAGGCGTTGGATGAGCGAACTTGGACGAAAGGGCGGCTCTGTCAGAAGCGTGGCCAAGACGGCGGCCGCTCGCGCCAACGGCCGCATGGGCGGGCGTCCTCGTCAACACGCCCGTACGGAGACTGGAAAGGGGGAGCGTGTAATGTCTCGCGGACTGGATGAACGTTATAGAGACAAAGACGGTGAGATCCGACGGAAGCAAGGCAACACCAGAGTGAGCACACTACGTCAAGTCTACGGGGAGGATTTTGCGCCCGACTTTCGCAGCGACGCGAAGCTAGAAACGGTCCTCGAGGAGACTGGCTGCGAATCGCTTTCTGAATACTTGAAAACGCGCCCGCACCGGTAACGATGGAACTGAGGTCATGCGCGGGTTAGTAAGGCGTGATTTGTTGAGGGGAACGAGACTCCGCCAGCCGGAGACGAGCCGTCTGCGCGATCGGATCGACCACCGCGCAGTAGCCGTGGCTAGGAAGACCCTTGGTTTCATGTTAGGTCCGGCCGCTGCTTTGATCGCTTCGCTCTTCCGACCCGCGCCATGCCCGCCGAGTCACTGGTGCTCGAAGTCCCAACGGGCTGCCTGCATAAGTGCGGTCAGCATATCATCGTAGGATCGTTGCTCGTCGGCACGGAATCCGAACTCGCGTAGAAGCGAGTGGACCCGCGCGCCTGCCATCCAAACCTCCTCCAGATTGTGTCCTCTGGCTCGCGCAAGGTTACAGGCGTCGAGCGCGACAAGTCGG from bacterium includes these protein-coding regions:
- a CDS encoding DUF2442 domain-containing protein — translated: MTRHRVITTDAEVDAAIAEARAQQDDRARAVAAYYDASNDRVVIRLASGVDVAIPRRHLQGLENATDAQVANIQIEGAGSGLHWASLDVDHYVPGLLAGVFGTRRWMSELGRKGGSVRSVAKTAAARANGRMGGRPRQHARTETGKGERVMSRGLDERYRDKDGEIRRKQGNTRVSTLRQVYGEDFAPDFRSDAKLETVLEETGCESLSEYLKTRPHR